GACTTACGCATCACTTCCGTCATAAAGTGATCGTCTTCGGGTCGGGGGGGAACAGGTGCAGGGTTAGGTTTCATCACAAAAACAGGTCTTCGGGTTTAAGGCTGAAGGTCTTTTCGAGCAGGACACGCATGTTTTGGCGCGCCCGGTAAAGCAGCACTTTTACATGCGATTCACTCCAGGACGTAAGCCCGGTAATTTCGCGCACCGTGTAGCTTTCCAGATAAAAGAGCCTGAGCACCAGACTCTCACGCGCATCAAGCCGGGCAAGGGCCTGATTGATGTAGTGCCGCTGATGGGCATCACGTATATCCCGGTCAGCGTCTGCCGGAACAGGCACAGCTGCCTCGGTTTCGGAAGTCAGAGCCGGGTTTTGGGAGTGCTGACGGGCCAGCGCAAGTGCCTCACGGATCACAATCCGGTGCAGCCAGGTCCGGAAAGCGGCTTCCCGGCGGAAAC
This genomic stretch from Cyclonatronum proteinivorum harbors:
- a CDS encoding RNA polymerase sigma factor; amino-acid sequence: MSDSEAYIDAVLAGDQQAFRHLVRLHKDSAWGLALSVLKEPHAARDAVQQAFVQAWLHLGSFRREAAFRTWLHRIVIREALALARQHSQNPALTSETEAAVPVPADADRDIRDAHQRHYINQALARLDARESLVLRLFYLESYTVREITGLTSWSESHVKVLLYRARQNMRVLLEKTFSLKPEDLFL